In Carya illinoinensis cultivar Pawnee chromosome 7, C.illinoinensisPawnee_v1, whole genome shotgun sequence, the following are encoded in one genomic region:
- the LOC122316683 gene encoding peptidyl-prolyl cis-trans isomerase Pin1: MSASATANQVRASHILIKHQGSRRKASWKDPGGRVIMSTTRESAVSQLQALRDDIVSGKAKFEDLASSFSDCSSAKRGGDLGPFGRGQMQKPFEEATYALKVGEISDIVDTDSGVHIILRTG; this comes from the exons ATGTCGGCGTCTGCGACGGCCAATCAGGTTAGAGCATCGCACATACTGATCAAGCACCAAGGGTCTCGGAGGAAGGCCTCGTGGAAGGATCCAGGGGGCCGGGTCATTATGAGCACCACCAGGGAGAGCGCCGTATCTCAGCTCCAAGCCCTTCGTGACGACATCGTTTCAGGAAAAGCCAAATTCGAGGACCTCGCCTCTAGCTTCTCCGATTGCAGCTCCGCCAAGCGCGGCGGCGATCTCg GTCCTTTTGGCCGAGGCCAGATGCAGAAGCCTTTTGAAGAAGCAACATATGCTCTTAAGGTGGGCGAGATAAGTGACATTGTGGATACTGACAGTGGAGTCCACATTATCCTGAGAACTGGTTGA
- the LOC122315157 gene encoding nucleolin-like isoform X2 yields the protein MRTRNSDTPKSATPKKTPPSRKSATKTPPNPPEPALESPAPKPAETKRGAATKTKQVKKNETTPSPSASDSKAEGPSVAEEPKASADAAQPQVTPGTKVVAKKSSVKRMTGRTKTPVSKKAVMVQTPKSGDSDKEKLEHSQEENVECMGKDEATVENVGEPKKNEETVMESGKPTAENAGEPVIKEGSAMELDEPAVEMARESARNKKITAEVEEHAGEKIGGSAKKEERAKEVQVAHVVNVGGSSKQESVVARVGKSLENEGTDGAKEREVVMKEKEETGDFGNKEGTNVVCVNMEGKSIEESRGEDTQPAKDYGSDEGMEYYGDRLDLGEHGEEELAEDDPDEAAEDTEALQEERRELTAAAKERRHNKEHEIFVGGLDRDAEEEDLRKVFERMGGVVEVRLHKDPSTNKNKGYAFVKFANKEHAKRALSEMKNPVIRGKRCGTAPSEDSDTLFLGNICNTWTKEAIKQKLKEYGVEGVENITLVSDVQHEGLSRGFAFLEFSCHVDAMLAYKRLQKPDVIFGHPERTAKVAFADPLREPDPVIMAQVKSVFLDGLPPYWDEDHVREKLKGYGDIVQIVLARNMSTAKRKDFGFVDFSAHEAAVACVAGINSTQLGDGKVKVKARLSNPLPKTQAVKGGLCGGFRIGHGNGRGFGRRGQPFSRSNFQWNRGFYQGGRGQTGRMGFLNQYDFGHPHTDFHGRHFTGQGGRRDSYRGGNYTSGVGAAVAPPSRPNLDRPWHSAPDRGRGMHFPSRRQPYSPEGHFDRHAIGGHFDGPYLYDENGHGMKRPFYMTDHDSHYMEPKRFRSRLDYTDPSAFHGSGFHDNYGAGSSIYPHDYYGPDYGGGSYSSFHGSDRPYGGGYYY from the exons ATGAGGACTCGTAATTCGGATACACCGAAATCGGCGACCCCCAAGAAGACGCCGCCGTCGAGAAAATCCGCCACCAAAACGCCTCCGAATCCTCCCGAGCCGGCCTTGGAATCGCCTGCTCCGAAGCCCGCCGAGACGAAGCGTGGGGCGGCCACCAAAACGAAGCAGGTGAAGAAGAACGAGACCACACCCTCACCTAGCGCTTCGGATTCGAAAGCAGAAGGGCCATCGG tcGCCGAGGAGCCCAAAGCATCAGCTGATGCTGCCCAGCCTCAGGTGACACCAGGAACGAAAGTTGTGGCAAAAAAGTCTTCGGTGAAGAGGATGACTGGGAGAACTAAAACGCCCGTTTCCAAGAAAGCTGTAATGGTGCAGACACCCAAATCTGGGGACTCTGATAAGGAAAAACTTGAACACTCGCAGGAGGAGAATGTTGAGTGTATGGGTAAGGATGAAGCCACTGTTGAAAATGTTGGAGAGCCTAAGAAGAACGAAGAAACTGTGATGGAATCGGGAAAGCCTACTGCTGAAAATGCTGGTGAACCTGTGATAAAGGAAGGAAGTGCTATGGAATTGGATGAACCTGCTGTTGAGATGGCTCGAGAATCTGCaaggaataaaaaaatcacagcGGAAGTGGAAGAACATGCAGGCGAAAAGATTGGCGGATCTgcaaagaaggaagaaagagcAAAGGAAGTGCAGGTGGCTCATGTTGTGAATGTTGGAGGTTCTTCAAAGCAAGAGTCTGTTGTTGCAAGGGTTGGGAAATCACTTGAGAATGAGGGGACTGATGGCGCAAAGGAGCGTGAAGTAGTTATGAAAGAGAAAGAGGAGACAGGGGATTTTGGCAATAAGGAGGGAACCAATGTGGTTTGTGTTAACATGGAAGGGAAATCCATAGAAGAGTCTCGAGGAGAAGATACCCAACCTGCAAAGGACTATGGCAGTGATGAGGGAATGGAGTATTATGGTGATAGACTAGACCTTGGTGAACATGGGGAGGAAGAGCTTGCTGAGGATGATCCAGACGAGGCTGCTGAAGATACTGAGGCACTGCAAGAAGAACGCAGGGAACTAACGGCTGCTGCAAAGGAACGTCGGCATAATAAAGAGCATGAGATATTTGTCGGTGGATTGGATCGGGATGCAGAGGAGGAAGATTTGAGAAAGGTGTTTGAAAGGATGGGAGGGGTAGTTGAAGTTAGGTTGCATAAGGATCCATCTACCAATAAGAACAAAGGGTATGCATTTGTGAAGTTTGCTAATAAGGAGCATGCTAAGCGGGCTTTGTCAGAAATGAAGAACCCTGTT ATACGTGGAAAGCGATGTGGAACTGCACCCAGTGAGGACAGTGACACGCTGTTTCTGGGTAATATCTGCAACACTTGGACAAAGGAAGCT ATCAAACAGAAGTTGAAAGAATATGGTGTGGAAGGTGTTGAAAACATCACCCTTGTCTCGGATGTTCAACACGAGGGGTTGAGCCGGGGTTTTGCATTCCTTGAGTTTTCTTGTCATGTAGATGCCATGCTTGCTTACAAGAGGCTTCAAAAGCCTGATGTTATTTTTGGCCACCCTGAGAGAACTGCCAAAGTAGCTTTTGCTGATCCCTTACGTGAGCCTGACCCGGTGATCATGGCCCAAGTGAAGTCAGTGTTTCTTGATGGGCTTCCACCGTACTGGGATGAAGACCATGTTAGGGAGAAGCTTAAAGGTTATGGAGATATTGTACAAATTGTCCTGGCTCGGAATATGTCAACAGCGAAGAGAAAAGATTTTGGATTCGTTGATTTCTCAGCCCATGAAGCTGCTGTAGCGTGTGTTGCTGGCATAAACAGTACACAACTGGGTGATGGGAAG GTGAAAGTGAAAGCAAGGCTCTCAAATCCTTTGCCCAAAACACAGGCGGTGAAGGGTGGACTCTGTGGTGGATTTAGAATTGGCCACGGCAATG GAAGGGGGTTTGGGCGGCGAGGGCAGCCCTTCTCCCGTTCAAATTTCCAATGGAACAGGGGTTTCTATCAAGGTGGACGTGGGCAAACTGGTAGAATGGGTTTTCTGAATCAGTATGATTTTGGTCATCCACACACCGATTTTCATGGGAGACACTTTACTGGACAAG GAGGAAGAAGGGATTCATACAGAGGCGGTAATTACACTTCTGGAGTGGGAGCTGCAGTTGCTCCCCCATCAAGACCTAATCTTGATCGACCCTGGCATAGTGCCCCTGATAGGGGCCGTGGGATGCATTTTCCTTCTAGGAGGCAACCATATTCTCCGGAAGGACACTTTGACAGACATGCCATTGGGGGGCACTTTGATGGCCCTTATCTCTATGATGAGAATGGACATGGAATGAAGCGGCCATTTTATATGACA GACCATGATTCTCATTACATGGAGCCTAAAAGGTTTCGCTCGCGTTTGGATTACACCGATCCATCAGCTTTTCATGGAAGCGGCTTTCATG ataattatgGAGCTGGCAGCAGTATTTACCCTCATGATTATTATGGCCCTGAT TATGGTGGAGGTTCATATTCATCTTTCCATGGGAGTGACCGCCCATATGGCGGTGGCTATTACTATTAG
- the LOC122315157 gene encoding nucleolin-like isoform X1: MRTRNSDTPKSATPKKTPPSRKSATKTPPNPPEPALESPAPKPAETKRGAATKTKQVKKNETTPSPSASDSKAEGPSVAEEPKASADAAQPQVTPGTKVVAKKSSVKRMTGRTKTPVSKKAVMVQTPKSGDSDKEKLEHSQEENVECMGKDEATVENVGEPKKNEETVMESGKPTAENAGEPVIKEGSAMELDEPAVEMARESARNKKITAEVEEHAGEKIGGSAKKEERAKEVQVAHVVNVGGSSKQESVVARVGKSLENEGTDGAKEREVVMKEKEETGDFGNKEGTNVVCVNMEGKSIEESRGEDTQPAKDYGSDEGMEYYGDRLDLGEHGEEELAEDDPDEAAEDTEALQEERRELTAAAKERRHNKEHEIFVGGLDRDAEEEDLRKVFERMGGVVEVRLHKDPSTNKNKGYAFVKFANKEHAKRALSEMKNPVIRGKRCGTAPSEDSDTLFLGNICNTWTKEAIKQKLKEYGVEGVENITLVSDVQHEGLSRGFAFLEFSCHVDAMLAYKRLQKPDVIFGHPERTAKVAFADPLREPDPVIMAQVKSVFLDGLPPYWDEDHVREKLKGYGDIVQIVLARNMSTAKRKDFGFVDFSAHEAAVACVAGINSTQLGDGKVKVKARLSNPLPKTQAVKGGLCGGFRIGHGNGLATSNFGRGFGRRGQPFSRSNFQWNRGFYQGGRGQTGRMGFLNQYDFGHPHTDFHGRHFTGQGGRRDSYRGGNYTSGVGAAVAPPSRPNLDRPWHSAPDRGRGMHFPSRRQPYSPEGHFDRHAIGGHFDGPYLYDENGHGMKRPFYMTDHDSHYMEPKRFRSRLDYTDPSAFHGSGFHDNYGAGSSIYPHDYYGPDYGGGSYSSFHGSDRPYGGGYYY; this comes from the exons ATGAGGACTCGTAATTCGGATACACCGAAATCGGCGACCCCCAAGAAGACGCCGCCGTCGAGAAAATCCGCCACCAAAACGCCTCCGAATCCTCCCGAGCCGGCCTTGGAATCGCCTGCTCCGAAGCCCGCCGAGACGAAGCGTGGGGCGGCCACCAAAACGAAGCAGGTGAAGAAGAACGAGACCACACCCTCACCTAGCGCTTCGGATTCGAAAGCAGAAGGGCCATCGG tcGCCGAGGAGCCCAAAGCATCAGCTGATGCTGCCCAGCCTCAGGTGACACCAGGAACGAAAGTTGTGGCAAAAAAGTCTTCGGTGAAGAGGATGACTGGGAGAACTAAAACGCCCGTTTCCAAGAAAGCTGTAATGGTGCAGACACCCAAATCTGGGGACTCTGATAAGGAAAAACTTGAACACTCGCAGGAGGAGAATGTTGAGTGTATGGGTAAGGATGAAGCCACTGTTGAAAATGTTGGAGAGCCTAAGAAGAACGAAGAAACTGTGATGGAATCGGGAAAGCCTACTGCTGAAAATGCTGGTGAACCTGTGATAAAGGAAGGAAGTGCTATGGAATTGGATGAACCTGCTGTTGAGATGGCTCGAGAATCTGCaaggaataaaaaaatcacagcGGAAGTGGAAGAACATGCAGGCGAAAAGATTGGCGGATCTgcaaagaaggaagaaagagcAAAGGAAGTGCAGGTGGCTCATGTTGTGAATGTTGGAGGTTCTTCAAAGCAAGAGTCTGTTGTTGCAAGGGTTGGGAAATCACTTGAGAATGAGGGGACTGATGGCGCAAAGGAGCGTGAAGTAGTTATGAAAGAGAAAGAGGAGACAGGGGATTTTGGCAATAAGGAGGGAACCAATGTGGTTTGTGTTAACATGGAAGGGAAATCCATAGAAGAGTCTCGAGGAGAAGATACCCAACCTGCAAAGGACTATGGCAGTGATGAGGGAATGGAGTATTATGGTGATAGACTAGACCTTGGTGAACATGGGGAGGAAGAGCTTGCTGAGGATGATCCAGACGAGGCTGCTGAAGATACTGAGGCACTGCAAGAAGAACGCAGGGAACTAACGGCTGCTGCAAAGGAACGTCGGCATAATAAAGAGCATGAGATATTTGTCGGTGGATTGGATCGGGATGCAGAGGAGGAAGATTTGAGAAAGGTGTTTGAAAGGATGGGAGGGGTAGTTGAAGTTAGGTTGCATAAGGATCCATCTACCAATAAGAACAAAGGGTATGCATTTGTGAAGTTTGCTAATAAGGAGCATGCTAAGCGGGCTTTGTCAGAAATGAAGAACCCTGTT ATACGTGGAAAGCGATGTGGAACTGCACCCAGTGAGGACAGTGACACGCTGTTTCTGGGTAATATCTGCAACACTTGGACAAAGGAAGCT ATCAAACAGAAGTTGAAAGAATATGGTGTGGAAGGTGTTGAAAACATCACCCTTGTCTCGGATGTTCAACACGAGGGGTTGAGCCGGGGTTTTGCATTCCTTGAGTTTTCTTGTCATGTAGATGCCATGCTTGCTTACAAGAGGCTTCAAAAGCCTGATGTTATTTTTGGCCACCCTGAGAGAACTGCCAAAGTAGCTTTTGCTGATCCCTTACGTGAGCCTGACCCGGTGATCATGGCCCAAGTGAAGTCAGTGTTTCTTGATGGGCTTCCACCGTACTGGGATGAAGACCATGTTAGGGAGAAGCTTAAAGGTTATGGAGATATTGTACAAATTGTCCTGGCTCGGAATATGTCAACAGCGAAGAGAAAAGATTTTGGATTCGTTGATTTCTCAGCCCATGAAGCTGCTGTAGCGTGTGTTGCTGGCATAAACAGTACACAACTGGGTGATGGGAAG GTGAAAGTGAAAGCAAGGCTCTCAAATCCTTTGCCCAAAACACAGGCGGTGAAGGGTGGACTCTGTGGTGGATTTAGAATTGGCCACGGCAATGGTTTAGCGACTTCAAACTTTG GAAGGGGGTTTGGGCGGCGAGGGCAGCCCTTCTCCCGTTCAAATTTCCAATGGAACAGGGGTTTCTATCAAGGTGGACGTGGGCAAACTGGTAGAATGGGTTTTCTGAATCAGTATGATTTTGGTCATCCACACACCGATTTTCATGGGAGACACTTTACTGGACAAG GAGGAAGAAGGGATTCATACAGAGGCGGTAATTACACTTCTGGAGTGGGAGCTGCAGTTGCTCCCCCATCAAGACCTAATCTTGATCGACCCTGGCATAGTGCCCCTGATAGGGGCCGTGGGATGCATTTTCCTTCTAGGAGGCAACCATATTCTCCGGAAGGACACTTTGACAGACATGCCATTGGGGGGCACTTTGATGGCCCTTATCTCTATGATGAGAATGGACATGGAATGAAGCGGCCATTTTATATGACA GACCATGATTCTCATTACATGGAGCCTAAAAGGTTTCGCTCGCGTTTGGATTACACCGATCCATCAGCTTTTCATGGAAGCGGCTTTCATG ataattatgGAGCTGGCAGCAGTATTTACCCTCATGATTATTATGGCCCTGAT TATGGTGGAGGTTCATATTCATCTTTCCATGGGAGTGACCGCCCATATGGCGGTGGCTATTACTATTAG